In the genome of Massilibacillus massiliensis, one region contains:
- a CDS encoding nucleoside triphosphate pyrophosphohydrolase family protein, with product MDTEEYQKLAMRTASEKCYDLSNVGLGLAGESGEVADLIKKHLHQGHDLDKDQLIKELGDICWYIALCCELMGMKLEDVLIGNVEKLKKRYPNGFNFTDSVNRKY from the coding sequence ATGGATACAGAAGAATATCAAAAATTAGCCATGAGGACAGCTAGTGAAAAATGTTATGACTTGTCAAATGTCGGCTTAGGATTAGCTGGTGAGAGTGGAGAAGTTGCAGATTTAATAAAAAAACACCTGCATCAAGGTCATGATTTAGACAAAGATCAATTAATAAAAGAACTTGGAGATATATGCTGGTATATTGCATTGTGCTGCGAGTTGATGGGAATGAAGCTCGAAGACGTTTTGATTGGTAACGTTGAGAAGTTGAAAAAACGATATCCAAATGGATTTAATTTTACAGATAGCGTAAATAGAAAATATTAA
- a CDS encoding DNA cytosine methyltransferase — translation MNFIDLFAGIGGFRLGMERAGHKCIGFCEIDKYARKTYKANFNTEGEWERHDIRSVTDDDVRRIGNTDIICGGFPCQAFSIAGKRKGFEDTRGTLFFEIMRFASILGPKYLFLENVGGLLNHNGGDTFETILRALDDIGYDAEWQVCNSKNFGVPQNRERVFIVGHLRGASTRKVFPIGGTNGKAIKIIGKLDGKFRSRNDVLNINGISTCLDTAQGGGHQPKVMVVPVLTPDRLEKRQNGRRFKNPGEPMLTLTGQDRHGVAILQRPRGNNKGGIHDTAPTVSSHSYHENNYLLNNARIRKLIPLECFRLQGFPDEHYHRAKEAGISDSQLYKQAGNSVTVNVIYEIGNRLGVKG, via the coding sequence ATGAATTTTATTGACTTGTTCGCAGGAATTGGCGGTTTTAGGCTTGGCATGGAAAGAGCAGGTCATAAATGCATCGGTTTCTGCGAAATAGACAAATATGCACGAAAAACATATAAAGCAAATTTCAATACAGAAGGGGAGTGGGAAAGACATGATATCAGAAGCGTTACAGATGACGATGTTCGAAGAATCGGAAATACAGACATTATCTGCGGAGGATTTCCATGCCAGGCTTTTTCAATTGCTGGCAAACGAAAAGGATTCGAAGATACTAGAGGAACTCTCTTCTTTGAAATTATGCGCTTCGCATCTATACTCGGACCTAAATATTTATTCCTTGAAAATGTCGGAGGACTCCTTAATCACAATGGGGGGGATACGTTCGAGACCATCCTTAGAGCCTTGGATGACATCGGGTATGATGCGGAATGGCAGGTGTGTAACTCTAAAAATTTCGGAGTGCCACAAAACCGCGAAAGAGTGTTCATTGTCGGACATCTTAGAGGAGCAAGTACCAGAAAAGTATTTCCTATCGGAGGAACAAACGGAAAAGCTATTAAGATCATTGGAAAATTAGATGGAAAGTTTAGATCAAGAAATGATGTTTTAAACATAAATGGAATTTCCACTTGCCTAGATACCGCACAGGGCGGAGGGCACCAGCCTAAAGTAATGGTTGTGCCGGTATTAACCCCGGACCGGTTAGAAAAAAGACAAAACGGCAGACGATTTAAAAACCCGGGCGAACCAATGCTTACATTGACCGGTCAAGACAGACACGGAGTAGCAATATTGCAAAGACCGCGAGGAAACAACAAAGGCGGTATACATGACACAGCACCGACCGTGTCATCACATAGCTATCATGAGAACAATTATTTGCTTAATAATGCGAGAATACGAAAATTGATACCGCTTGAGTGTTTTAGGCTGCAAGGGTTTCCCGATGAACATTATCACAGAGCGAAAGAAGCAGGAATTAGCGATAGTCAGCTATACAAGCAAGCCGGTAACAGCGTAACAGTAAACGTAATATATGAGATCGGAAATAGGTTAGGGGTAAAGGGGTGA
- a CDS encoding DNA-methyltransferase, whose translation MTKIKLFNDNFQNYKSYGIPAKAQLVIADIPYNLGNNAYGSNPSWYVGGDNKNGESDKAGKSFFNTDNNFNIAEYFHFCSKLLKKEPKEKGKAPAMIVFCSFQQIPFVIQYGEKHGFSKSYPLFFIKNYSAQVLKANMKIVGATEHAVVLYRDKLPKFNNGKTDTTKGKMIFNWFDWKRDNSKIYPKIHPTQKPVSLLKQLIEIFTDEGDTVIDPVAGSGTTLRACGELGRNCYGFEVDKNFYRDATDKMLNYEKEAALF comes from the coding sequence GTGACTAAAATAAAATTATTCAATGACAATTTTCAAAATTATAAATCGTATGGCATTCCAGCAAAGGCACAATTAGTAATAGCAGATATTCCGTATAATCTAGGAAATAACGCTTACGGCTCTAATCCTAGCTGGTATGTTGGCGGTGACAATAAAAACGGCGAGAGCGATAAAGCGGGTAAATCATTCTTTAATACTGATAATAACTTCAATATCGCAGAATACTTTCATTTTTGCAGCAAGTTATTAAAAAAAGAGCCAAAAGAAAAAGGGAAAGCACCAGCAATGATTGTATTTTGTTCCTTTCAGCAAATACCCTTCGTAATTCAGTATGGAGAAAAACACGGATTTAGTAAGAGTTATCCATTATTTTTTATCAAGAACTATTCAGCGCAAGTTCTAAAAGCGAATATGAAAATCGTTGGAGCTACAGAGCATGCAGTTGTACTATATCGCGATAAGTTGCCGAAATTTAATAACGGTAAAACCGATACGACAAAAGGTAAAATGATTTTCAATTGGTTTGACTGGAAAAGAGATAATTCGAAGATTTATCCTAAAATACATCCAACTCAAAAGCCTGTTAGTTTATTAAAGCAACTCATTGAGATCTTTACAGATGAAGGCGATACGGTTATAGACCCTGTAGCTGGTAGCGGAACAACATTAAGAGCGTGCGGAGAACTTGGTCGCAATTGTTACGGATTTGAAGTTGATAAGAATTTTTATCGTGATGCTACCGATAAGATGCTTAATTACGAAAAAGAAGCTGCTTTATTTTAA
- a CDS encoding Lar family restriction alleviation protein, producing the protein MSRLKPCPFCLGQVKIDENKAYGISYILCECGACVSFRGFEDKSDTVKKWNTRKSEVKDAER; encoded by the coding sequence GTGAGTAGATTAAAACCGTGTCCGTTTTGTTTAGGGCAAGTAAAAATAGATGAAAACAAAGCATATGGAATTAGCTATATCTTATGCGAGTGTGGTGCGTGTGTTAGCTTTAGAGGTTTTGAAGATAAATCGGATACTGTGAAGAAGTGGAATACAAGAAAAAGCGAGGTAAAAGATGCAGAACGCTGA
- a CDS encoding YopX family protein → MREIKFRGKRLDNGEWVYGYLVKMFGQICIMDLNDENAVYPVNPKTVGQHTGLKDKHGKDIYEGDIVAFTEYPGDNYYAEICKSEQAPLNWLYGYIKKPNSKVMGISNGIYYSLRDIGELGEVEIIGNIYENPELVEGQA, encoded by the coding sequence ATGCGTGAGATAAAGTTCAGGGGTAAACGACTAGATAATGGTGAGTGGGTATATGGATATCTAGTAAAAATGTTTGGTCAAATATGCATTATGGACCTCAACGACGAGAACGCCGTTTATCCTGTTAATCCAAAAACAGTAGGGCAACACACAGGATTAAAGGACAAGCACGGTAAGGATATTTACGAGGGTGATATTGTAGCGTTTACAGAATATCCGGGTGATAATTATTATGCAGAGATATGTAAATCAGAACAAGCACCGTTGAATTGGCTTTACGGATATATAAAGAAACCTAATTCTAAAGTTATGGGTATTTCGAATGGTATTTACTACAGTTTACGAGATATAGGAGAATTGGGGGAAGTAGAAATTATCGGTAATATTTACGAAAATCCAGAGTTGGTGGAGGGACAAGCATGA
- a CDS encoding single-stranded DNA-binding protein → MNKVILVGRLARDPEVRYTQSGKANATFSLAVSRYAGNGQNTADFIPIVAWEKLAEICGNNLSKGSQILVEGRIQIRSYETQDGQKRYVTEVIAQNIEFMGSKKVSEPSPADDMGSEVFPDEEIPF, encoded by the coding sequence ATGAATAAAGTAATCCTAGTCGGTCGCCTAGCACGTGATCCAGAAGTACGTTATACGCAAAGTGGAAAAGCAAATGCTACATTCAGTCTTGCAGTTAGCCGTTACGCTGGTAACGGGCAGAATACAGCTGATTTTATACCCATCGTAGCTTGGGAAAAACTAGCCGAGATTTGCGGGAACAATCTAAGCAAAGGCAGTCAAATCTTGGTTGAAGGGCGTATACAAATTCGCAGTTATGAAACGCAAGACGGACAAAAACGTTATGTGACGGAAGTTATTGCACAGAATATTGAGTTTATGGGTAGTAAAAAGGTAAGTGAGCCTAGTCCGGCTGATGATATGGGTAGCGAAGTATTCCCGGACGAAGAAATACCATTTTAA
- a CDS encoding helix-turn-helix domain-containing protein yields MEEIKTKKCTGCGKELPISEFHKCKATKDGLQYHCKHCVRITTREYRHSHPEKTRQFNETAYLRRNHMIVEDLALLPRKEKECTQCKRVLPLGEFYKNRSTRDGLLTKCKKCINDNDRAYRQANLKSVREHERESRKNRKKHTFSNFLKEKRSEMGFTQKEMANYLGMTSRSNYSRYEQEDCKSMNNDTIKLFSRKLHVRFIKIVNMLEFRHKSLINKRFGRLKVVDFYKTENGASFYLCKCECGNEKIIRGNHLINGSVISCGCANKENRENLKNLAKKNYKDGTSVAMIKSNKIPTSNTSGVKGVSWSKQYKKWRAYIIFKGKQIELGRYENIDDAATARKDAEEKYFKAILEDKNE; encoded by the coding sequence ATGGAGGAAATCAAAACGAAAAAGTGTACGGGATGTGGTAAAGAATTACCTATCTCTGAATTTCATAAATGCAAGGCCACGAAAGATGGTTTGCAATATCATTGTAAACATTGCGTTAGAATAACAACGCGGGAATATCGCCATAGTCATCCAGAAAAGACTAGACAATTTAACGAAACGGCATACTTAAGACGCAACCACATGATTGTAGAAGATCTAGCATTATTGCCTAGGAAAGAAAAAGAATGTACACAATGCAAGAGAGTTTTACCGCTTGGAGAGTTTTATAAAAATCGTAGCACTCGTGATGGATTATTAACTAAATGTAAAAAATGCATAAACGACAATGATCGTGCTTATCGTCAAGCTAATCTCAAAAGCGTTAGAGAACATGAACGTGAGAGCAGAAAAAACAGAAAGAAACATACATTCTCTAATTTTTTAAAAGAAAAACGTTCCGAAATGGGTTTTACACAAAAAGAAATGGCCAACTATTTAGGAATGACAAGTCGTTCAAATTATTCAAGATATGAGCAAGAAGATTGCAAAAGTATGAATAACGATACTATTAAGTTATTTTCTAGAAAATTACATGTTAGATTTATAAAAATTGTCAATATGCTTGAATTTAGACATAAAAGTTTAATCAATAAAAGATTCGGTCGATTGAAAGTTGTCGATTTTTATAAAACAGAAAACGGCGCATCTTTTTATTTATGCAAATGCGAATGCGGAAATGAAAAAATTATTAGAGGAAATCATCTAATAAACGGTTCTGTGATCTCGTGTGGATGCGCAAATAAAGAAAATCGGGAAAATCTTAAAAACTTAGCAAAGAAAAATTATAAGGACGGAACTTCTGTTGCTATGATTAAATCTAATAAAATACCAACAAGCAACACGAGCGGGGTAAAAGGCGTGAGTTGGAGTAAACAATATAAAAAATGGCGTGCATATATAATTTTTAAGGGGAAGCAGATTGAACTTGGACGATATGAAAATATTGATGACGCAGCTACTGCGCGAAAAGATGCAGAAGAAAAATATTTCAAAGCGATATTGGAGGATAAAAATGAATAA
- a CDS encoding helix-turn-helix domain-containing protein has translation MAKGKYEQWLTEEGLIKIQGWAHDGLTDEQIATNMGIKRQTLYEWIKKYPVISDTLKKGKEIVDRQVENALLQKALGFKEIVTRAIKVKEVLYDNGKRISEKEHIEYADDEVFVPPETTAQIFWLKNRKPDVWRDKKDVAMSGEINNPYAGLTTDELKKLVRGNDG, from the coding sequence ATGGCAAAGGGTAAATATGAACAATGGCTTACAGAAGAAGGCTTAATTAAAATTCAAGGTTGGGCACATGATGGTTTAACGGATGAACAGATAGCCACAAACATGGGAATTAAACGTCAAACTTTATATGAATGGATAAAGAAATATCCTGTCATATCTGACACCTTAAAAAAAGGCAAGGAGATTGTTGATCGTCAAGTTGAAAATGCACTACTACAAAAGGCTTTAGGTTTCAAAGAAATAGTGACAAGAGCTATTAAAGTAAAGGAAGTACTGTATGACAATGGCAAGCGTATTAGCGAAAAAGAACACATTGAATATGCAGATGATGAAGTTTTTGTTCCCCCTGAAACTACAGCGCAAATATTTTGGCTTAAGAATCGTAAGCCTGATGTATGGCGTGATAAGAAAGATGTTGCTATGTCGGGTGAAATTAATAATCCTTACGCTGGACTTACAACAGATGAGTTAAAAAAATTGGTTCGTGGTAATGATGGATGA
- the terL gene encoding phage terminase large subunit has protein sequence MMDDKLIKLGAKIELAKREFFFYCSLKAPDFYKSDRRFLTDLCSEFQSFYESDDEVLIINEPPRHGKSRTAGLLVEWVLGKNKNEKIMTGSYNETLSTMFSKNVRNSIQEAKADIYKPVYSDVFPDVRIKQGDGAMNLWSLEGGYNNYLATSPTGTATGFGCTLMIIDDLIKNAEEANNEAVKEKHWLWFTNTMLSRLEEGGKIIIIMTRWASDDLAGRALEHYQSEGKKVRHISMKAVQDDGTMLCEQILSHRSCESKKKAMGLDVWSANYQQEPIDLKGCLYTSFKTYEGTLPQFKYIRNYTDTADEGADYLCSINYGVTFSDDAYILDIIYTKEPMEVTEPLLAKMLFKDRVNRSDIESNNGGRGYARSVERILKNELKSNHTVFRWFHQSKNKIARILSNSTWVMEHIYYPADWKNRWPEYYKAMSTYQREGKNKHDDAPDATTGIAEKIVGGNSISFD, from the coding sequence ATGATGGATGATAAATTGATTAAACTTGGCGCTAAGATAGAACTTGCTAAACGTGAGTTCTTTTTTTATTGCAGTCTAAAAGCACCTGATTTTTATAAATCCGATCGTAGGTTTTTAACTGACTTATGTAGTGAATTTCAATCGTTTTATGAATCAGATGACGAAGTTCTTATTATCAACGAACCACCGCGACATGGGAAGTCGAGAACGGCAGGTTTGTTGGTTGAATGGGTTCTTGGTAAAAACAAGAACGAAAAAATAATGACAGGATCATACAATGAAACACTGTCAACAATGTTTTCGAAAAATGTACGAAATAGTATCCAAGAAGCCAAGGCAGATATATACAAGCCTGTTTATTCTGATGTCTTTCCGGATGTGAGAATTAAACAAGGTGACGGCGCTATGAATTTGTGGAGCTTAGAGGGTGGATACAACAATTACTTAGCAACCTCTCCAACTGGCACTGCAACAGGCTTTGGCTGTACGTTGATGATTATTGATGATTTAATTAAAAACGCAGAAGAGGCAAACAATGAAGCCGTCAAAGAAAAGCATTGGCTTTGGTTCACGAATACAATGCTTTCACGCCTTGAAGAAGGTGGCAAGATTATTATTATTATGACTCGGTGGGCCAGTGACGACCTTGCAGGTAGAGCCTTAGAACATTATCAATCGGAAGGGAAGAAAGTTCGTCACATAAGTATGAAAGCCGTTCAAGATGATGGAACAATGTTGTGTGAACAAATCCTGTCACATCGTAGTTGTGAATCAAAAAAGAAAGCTATGGGGCTTGACGTATGGTCTGCTAACTATCAACAAGAACCGATTGATTTAAAAGGGTGCTTATATACTTCATTTAAAACTTATGAAGGAACACTACCACAATTTAAGTACATAAGAAATTATACGGATACAGCAGATGAGGGAGCAGATTATTTATGCTCAATCAATTATGGTGTTACGTTTTCCGACGATGCTTATATTCTTGACATTATTTATACTAAAGAACCTATGGAAGTTACCGAACCGTTACTTGCGAAAATGTTATTCAAAGATAGAGTGAATCGATCTGATATTGAATCTAATAACGGCGGACGTGGATACGCTCGTTCTGTGGAAAGAATATTAAAAAATGAATTAAAAAGCAATCATACCGTATTCAGGTGGTTTCATCAATCAAAAAATAAGATTGCAAGAATATTGTCTAATTCGACGTGGGTTATGGAACATATATATTATCCTGCCGACTGGAAAAATCGCTGGCCGGAGTATTATAAAGCAATGTCTACTTACCAACGGGAAGGTAAAAACAAGCATGATGATGCGCCAGATGCAACAACAGGTATAGCCGAAAAGATTGTTGGTGGCAATTCAATTAGTTTTGATTAA
- a CDS encoding phage portal protein: MLFEQNLDSQVIDLKLKANAPATKEQIVNIEINEFICSKKYQEMIAADCYYSNENDILKQRRKTIGENGQLTEAENVADNRLTHDFFSTIVDQKVQYLLGKQWSIDSKDKNYDDKITELFNEEFQTMMRRVAKDAIKKGIGWIFVVPNEKQHLKFKRIDPVNVIPLWTDNDHTELQAVIYFYETVYYEGTAKGIKRYAQYWEKSGVTSFESNGFSYIQQDSGVPMLVSGGEEKAYNWERIPFIPLRYNDEEISLLRKIKRLIDDYDKQTSRNSNLLEDETNKITVLKNYDGQGLDEFRENLKKYRAVKVSGDGGVDALDGTADVTNADAHLDRTKKDIYTFGRAVDTNVDFGANASAEARQYQYALLDMDCNTLEQGCHSFLHNLIWFINAYYVLPDTEVEFVFNRDILVNEMNAIEMCVKAQSIHGVSRKTIVSNFPWVRDVDMELKEYDKETAEYKNDNSNDPFSQNKEGENSDE, translated from the coding sequence TTGTTATTTGAACAAAATTTAGATTCGCAAGTGATTGACCTAAAACTTAAAGCTAACGCACCTGCTACGAAAGAGCAGATAGTTAACATTGAAATAAATGAGTTTATATGTTCAAAAAAATATCAAGAAATGATAGCAGCTGATTGTTATTATTCAAACGAAAACGATATTTTAAAACAGCGCAGGAAAACGATTGGGGAGAATGGGCAATTAACTGAAGCCGAGAATGTAGCTGACAATAGATTGACACATGATTTCTTTTCCACAATAGTCGACCAAAAGGTTCAGTATCTGCTAGGAAAGCAGTGGAGTATAGATTCGAAAGATAAAAACTACGATGATAAGATAACCGAGTTGTTTAACGAAGAATTCCAAACTATGATGCGGCGCGTAGCTAAAGATGCTATAAAAAAAGGCATAGGTTGGATATTTGTTGTACCTAATGAAAAACAACACCTTAAATTCAAAAGAATAGATCCTGTGAATGTAATACCGCTTTGGACAGATAACGATCATACGGAATTACAGGCGGTTATTTACTTTTACGAAACCGTTTATTACGAGGGAACTGCAAAAGGGATCAAACGGTACGCACAGTACTGGGAAAAGTCCGGCGTGACATCTTTCGAGAGTAATGGTTTTAGCTATATCCAGCAAGATTCCGGAGTACCAATGCTTGTGAGTGGAGGAGAAGAAAAAGCCTACAATTGGGAGCGAATACCGTTCATTCCTCTTCGATATAACGACGAAGAAATTAGCCTGTTACGTAAGATTAAGAGACTAATTGACGATTACGACAAGCAGACAAGCAGGAATAGCAACCTTTTAGAAGATGAAACAAATAAAATTACTGTTCTGAAAAACTATGATGGGCAAGGTTTAGACGAATTTAGGGAAAATTTAAAGAAATATCGTGCAGTCAAAGTGAGTGGTGATGGCGGAGTTGATGCTCTTGACGGAACGGCAGATGTCACTAATGCTGATGCGCATTTAGACAGGACAAAAAAAGATATCTATACGTTTGGTAGGGCTGTCGACACAAATGTCGATTTTGGGGCAAATGCAAGCGCAGAAGCAAGGCAATATCAATATGCTTTACTGGATATGGATTGCAACACATTAGAGCAAGGTTGCCATAGTTTTTTACATAATTTAATTTGGTTTATTAATGCGTATTATGTTTTGCCGGATACAGAAGTTGAATTTGTTTTCAATAGAGATATTCTTGTAAATGAAATGAATGCAATTGAAATGTGTGTTAAAGCGCAGTCAATACATGGTGTTAGCCGAAAAACCATAGTTAGTAATTTTCCTTGGGTACGAGATGTTGACATGGAACTTAAGGAATACGATAAAGAAACTGCTGAATACAAGAATGATAATAGTAACGATCCTTTTAGTCAAAACAAAGAAGGTGAGAATTCCGATGAGTAG
- a CDS encoding minor capsid protein, whose product MQNDSYWQDRAEQLVFDAEKIEANYEVELKKQYSLVTQKLINEINSFFAVYDLTDPYDMYKLLDRDELKEIRNFAIEEYKLAQRKDFKVFCKKIGNTSRLARMEALLFHLSAELEILYQDKVDQMTADMSEVYEQTYYKSIFNVQQGVGFGLAFDKINQKLVDKAVKQQWLGENYSDRIWNDKDKLIKALQQEIPQGIIMGENPKKVASRIQKRMETSRHNAEALARTEYLHIENEASFDGMKASSIVKSYDFLATLDLKTSSICRQMDKKTFQLTEKKTGINFPPLHTRCRSTTIPRFDDLGGTRIARGIDGKNYYVPSDMKYEDWYKKYVGDDKK is encoded by the coding sequence ATGCAAAACGATAGCTACTGGCAAGATCGCGCTGAACAACTTGTGTTTGATGCTGAAAAAATAGAAGCTAACTACGAGGTAGAACTTAAAAAGCAATATTCTTTAGTAACGCAAAAGCTTATCAATGAAATAAATAGTTTCTTTGCCGTTTATGATTTAACCGATCCTTACGACATGTACAAGCTCCTTGATCGCGACGAATTAAAAGAAATTCGTAATTTTGCGATAGAGGAATACAAACTTGCTCAACGTAAAGATTTTAAAGTGTTTTGCAAAAAGATCGGCAATACATCGAGATTAGCGCGTATGGAAGCGTTGTTATTCCATCTATCTGCCGAATTAGAAATACTGTATCAAGATAAAGTAGATCAAATGACTGCTGATATGTCAGAAGTTTACGAGCAGACATATTATAAGAGTATTTTTAATGTGCAGCAGGGCGTTGGTTTTGGACTGGCATTTGATAAGATTAATCAAAAATTAGTTGATAAAGCTGTAAAGCAACAATGGCTAGGAGAAAATTATTCTGATCGTATTTGGAACGATAAGGATAAGTTAATTAAAGCTTTACAACAGGAAATACCGCAAGGGATCATCATGGGTGAGAACCCCAAAAAAGTTGCTAGTCGTATACAAAAACGTATGGAAACTAGTCGGCATAATGCAGAAGCTCTTGCAAGAACCGAGTACTTACATATTGAAAATGAAGCGAGTTTTGACGGTATGAAAGCAAGCTCGATAGTTAAATCATATGATTTTTTAGCTACACTCGACCTTAAAACCTCGTCAATTTGCAGACAAATGGATAAGAAGACGTTTCAATTAACAGAAAAGAAAACGGGGATTAATTTTCCTCCGTTACATACGAGGTGCAGAAGCACGACGATACCACGTTTCGACGATTTAGGCGGTACAAGGATTGCGCGTGGAATAGACGGAAAAAATTACTATGTGCCTAGCGATATGAAGTATGAAGATTGGTATAAAAAATATGTAGGGGATGATAAAAAATGA
- a CDS encoding phage scaffolding protein, with translation MDILEMVKKYKIGQEGEDKEGFNAVFRESFKHKTEIAGKDTKIETLTTQLNTANTKISELSEAVKKFDGVDVEGLKGEITTLKEKYDTDLAKTKLSNAIEIELMKNNAKNSKAVKALLDLETVKIDGESVLGLKEQLDKLKESDAYLFESGEGKPRGFVQTDPNANPPTTDITKEQFSKMTYLEKVKIYQEQPEVYKILNQE, from the coding sequence ATGGACATTTTAGAAATGGTTAAGAAGTACAAAATTGGACAGGAAGGAGAGGATAAAGAAGGATTTAACGCAGTTTTTCGCGAGTCATTTAAGCATAAGACTGAAATTGCAGGTAAGGACACAAAGATTGAAACTCTGACTACGCAGCTTAACACAGCGAACACTAAAATTAGTGAGTTGTCAGAAGCAGTGAAAAAATTTGACGGTGTAGATGTTGAAGGACTAAAAGGTGAGATTACTACATTAAAAGAAAAGTATGACACTGATTTAGCGAAAACAAAATTATCTAATGCAATTGAAATCGAACTCATGAAAAACAATGCAAAAAACAGTAAGGCTGTTAAGGCCCTACTAGACTTAGAAACTGTGAAAATTGACGGTGAGTCTGTTTTAGGATTAAAAGAGCAGTTAGACAAGCTCAAAGAATCAGATGCTTATTTATTCGAAAGCGGAGAAGGCAAGCCAAGAGGGTTTGTTCAAACTGATCCAAATGCTAATCCACCTACGACAGATATCACAAAAGAACAGTTTTCAAAAATGACTTATCTTGAAAAAGTAAAGATTTATCAAGAACAACCGGAAGTATATAAAATATTAAATCAGGAGTGA
- a CDS encoding major capsid protein, with protein sequence MADLQTFMGFPYVPEIFDKMWLGYQDPVLTAMLDSGALVADSHIASLIAEEGLTYTTRFDDKLTGTPGNYDGGTDVPLESTTASFMTGVVYGRTQGWTERDFKAVISGHDPFPVISGQIGKFWKDYRQALMIKILGAIKEVTGTGKFASWSNHIVNDAATAEGGTARLINATDLNNLATAALGDNKSKFKLAVMHSSVAKTLENLQVLEYWKQTDANGVQRPTGIASANGYTVVIDDGVPVVANETTDLNEYTTYLLGEGVLRYAAYNLGKKTSGVQRDEVTNGGQETLVTRIRETIHPNGFSYKIPATTTLSPTDAQLANKAQWSLAVDPKLIPIAMLTTNG encoded by the coding sequence ATGGCAGATTTACAAACTTTTATGGGATTCCCATACGTACCAGAGATTTTTGACAAGATGTGGTTAGGATATCAGGATCCCGTACTGACAGCAATGTTGGATAGTGGTGCATTGGTTGCGGATTCTCATATCGCAAGCCTTATTGCGGAAGAAGGATTGACTTATACAACACGTTTCGATGATAAACTAACTGGAACACCAGGCAATTACGACGGTGGTACAGATGTTCCGTTAGAAAGTACGACAGCAAGCTTTATGACTGGGGTAGTTTATGGACGTACGCAAGGCTGGACAGAAAGAGATTTCAAAGCTGTTATTAGTGGGCATGATCCTTTTCCTGTTATTTCGGGGCAAATCGGGAAGTTCTGGAAAGATTATCGGCAAGCATTGATGATTAAAATTTTAGGAGCTATTAAAGAAGTAACTGGAACAGGGAAATTCGCTAGTTGGAGCAATCATATTGTGAATGATGCCGCAACGGCAGAAGGTGGAACAGCTAGATTAATTAACGCTACGGATCTTAACAACTTGGCAACGGCAGCACTTGGCGACAATAAATCTAAATTTAAATTAGCGGTTATGCATAGTTCGGTAGCAAAGACTTTAGAGAATTTGCAAGTATTGGAGTACTGGAAACAAACTGATGCTAACGGCGTACAACGTCCTACAGGGATTGCAAGCGCGAATGGTTATACCGTAGTGATTGATGATGGCGTTCCGGTGGTAGCAAATGAAACAACAGATTTAAACGAATATACTACTTATTTATTGGGTGAAGGCGTATTGAGATATGCTGCATATAATCTTGGTAAAAAGACTAGTGGTGTACAACGTGATGAAGTTACAAACGGCGGTCAAGAAACATTAGTTACTCGTATTCGTGAAACAATTCATCCTAACGGATTCTCTTATAAAATTCCGGCCACAACTACGCTTAGTCCTACTGATGCGCAATTAGCTAACAAAGCACAATGGTCACTAGCTGTAGATCCAAAACTTATCCCAATTGCTATGCTTACGACAAATGGCTGA